In Pseudomonas deceptionensis, a single window of DNA contains:
- the fmt gene encoding methionyl-tRNA formyltransferase yields MTEPLRIVFAGTPEFAAEHLKALLNTPYEIVAVYTQPDRPAGRGQKLMPSPVKQLALEHNITVMQPPTLRAPEAQAELAALKPDLLVVVAYGLILPQVVLDIPRLGCINSHASLLPRWRGAAPIQRAIEAGDSESGVTVMRMEAGLDTGPMLLKSVTPISADDTGGSLHDRLAELGPPAVIQAIAGLAAGTLQGEVQDDSLATYAHKLNKDEARIDWSRPAVELERLIRAFNPWPVCHSTLSGEALKVLAATVADANGAPGQIIAASKDGLIVGCGEGALCLTRLQLPGGKALNFSDFFNSRREKFAVGITLGQTENAQ; encoded by the coding sequence ATGACTGAGCCATTGCGCATCGTCTTTGCTGGCACCCCAGAATTCGCCGCCGAACACCTCAAGGCACTGCTGAACACGCCTTACGAGATCGTCGCGGTTTACACCCAACCGGATCGTCCGGCCGGGCGCGGGCAAAAGCTGATGCCAAGCCCGGTCAAGCAGCTGGCGCTGGAACACAACATCACGGTGATGCAGCCACCAACCCTGCGTGCCCCTGAGGCCCAGGCCGAACTGGCTGCCCTCAAGCCGGACTTGCTGGTGGTGGTGGCCTACGGCCTGATCCTGCCGCAAGTGGTACTGGATATTCCGCGCCTGGGCTGCATCAACAGCCACGCGTCGCTGCTGCCACGCTGGCGTGGGGCCGCGCCGATCCAGCGCGCCATCGAAGCAGGCGACAGTGAAAGCGGCGTGACCGTGATGCGCATGGAGGCGGGTCTGGACACCGGCCCCATGCTGCTCAAGTCCGTCACCCCAATCAGCGCCGACGACACCGGCGGCAGCCTGCACGACCGCCTCGCCGAGCTGGGCCCGCCCGCCGTCATCCAGGCCATTGCCGGTCTGGCAGCCGGTACGCTGCAAGGCGAGGTGCAAGACGACAGCCTGGCGACCTACGCCCACAAGCTGAACAAAGACGAAGCTCGCATCGACTGGAGCCGCCCGGCTGTTGAGCTGGAACGCCTGATTCGTGCCTTTAACCCATGGCCGGTTTGCCACAGCACGCTCAGTGGCGAAGCCCTGAAAGTGCTGGCCGCCACCGTAGCGGACGCCAACGGCGCGCCGGGGCAAATTATTGCTGCCAGCAAAGACGGCCTGATCGTCGGCTGCGGTGAAGGCGCGCTGTGCCTCACTCGCCTGCAATTGCCTGGCGGCAAAGCGCTGAACTTCAGTGATTTTTTCAACAGTCGCCGTGAGAAATTCGCTGTCGGCATCACCCTCGGTCAAACGGAAAACGCGCAATGA
- the dprA gene encoding DNA-processing protein DprA — MPLSDFSPAELEARLRLQRLPEVGPRRYYTLFRAFGSASSALSAPASAWTALGLPAASAQARRSPEVRDGASAALRWLEGSSHHVLLHDHADYPALLSELSDAPPVLFVAGDPSILEKPQLAMVGSRRASRPGLDTTSAFSRSLAGAGFVITSGLALGVDGAAHQAALDVGGQTVGVLGTGLQKLYPQRHRALADAMIASGSAVVSEFPLDAGPQAANFPRRNRIISGLSLGVLVVEASVASGSLITARLAAEQGREVYAIPGSIHHPGARGCHQLIRDGATLVETVEHILEGLRGWRSMPLSTADSFTPSCHPLVQLLQAAPYTSEALVSASGWELPRLLAALTELELEGRVVLEGGRWFARAS, encoded by the coding sequence ATGCCGCTGTCAGATTTTTCTCCGGCCGAGCTGGAAGCCCGGTTGCGCCTGCAACGCTTGCCCGAGGTTGGGCCACGTCGCTATTACACCCTCTTCAGAGCCTTCGGCTCGGCCAGTTCGGCGCTTAGCGCGCCGGCCAGTGCATGGACCGCCCTGGGGCTCCCCGCCGCCAGTGCCCAGGCGCGGCGCAGCCCTGAAGTTCGCGATGGCGCCAGCGCTGCATTGCGCTGGCTTGAGGGCTCCAGCCATCATGTGCTGCTGCACGACCATGCCGATTACCCGGCACTATTGAGTGAGCTAAGCGATGCGCCGCCGGTGTTATTTGTGGCCGGTGACCCTTCCATACTGGAAAAACCGCAGTTGGCAATGGTCGGTAGCCGACGCGCCTCACGGCCGGGTCTGGACACGACCTCAGCCTTTTCCCGCAGCCTGGCCGGTGCCGGTTTTGTGATCACCAGCGGGCTGGCGCTGGGGGTAGATGGCGCGGCGCATCAAGCGGCGCTGGACGTCGGCGGGCAGACGGTGGGGGTATTGGGCACCGGCCTGCAAAAACTTTATCCACAGCGCCACCGCGCCCTGGCGGACGCGATGATTGCGAGTGGCAGCGCGGTGGTTTCGGAGTTCCCTCTGGATGCCGGGCCGCAGGCGGCCAACTTCCCGCGGCGTAATCGAATCATCAGCGGTTTGTCACTTGGGGTGCTGGTGGTCGAAGCCAGCGTGGCCAGCGGTTCGCTGATCACCGCCCGCCTGGCCGCCGAGCAGGGGCGCGAGGTGTACGCAATACCCGGCTCAATCCACCACCCCGGTGCGCGGGGTTGTCATCAATTGATCCGCGATGGCGCCACGCTGGTCGAGACGGTCGAACATATTCTGGAAGGCCTGCGTGGCTGGCGCTCAATGCCGTTATCCACAGCGGATTCGTTTACGCCAAGCTGTCATCCATTAGTGCAACTGTTGCAGGCAGCGCCTTACACCAGCGAAGCACTGGTCAGCGCCAGCGGTTGGGAGTTGCCCCGATTGCTGGCCGCCCTCACCGAACTTGAGCTGGAGGGGCGTGTGGTGCTGGAGGGTGGGCGTTGGTTTGCTCGCGCCAGCTAA
- the hemF gene encoding oxygen-dependent coproporphyrinogen oxidase gives MTTRTEAVKAYLLDLQDRICNALQTEDGGTQFIEDAWQRPAGGGGRTRVIENGHVIEKGGVNFSHVFGSGLPPSASAHRPELAGRGFEALGVSLVIHPHNPHVPTSHANVRFFIAEKEGEEPVWWFGGGFDLTPYYAVEEDCVHWHRVAEQACAPFGADVYPRYKAWCDTYFHIKHRNEPRGIGGLFFDDLNEWDFDTCFAFIRAIGDAYIDAYLPIVQRRKNDEYTAQQREFQEFRRGRYVEFNLVYDRGTLFGLQSGGRTESILMSLPPQVRWGYDWKAEPGSPEARLTEYFLQDRDWLANA, from the coding sequence ATGACTACTCGCACCGAGGCTGTAAAAGCCTACCTGCTCGACCTTCAAGACCGCATTTGCAACGCACTGCAAACTGAAGACGGTGGCACGCAATTCATCGAAGACGCTTGGCAGCGTCCGGCGGGGGGCGGCGGTCGCACCCGTGTGATCGAAAATGGCCACGTGATAGAGAAAGGCGGGGTTAACTTTTCCCACGTGTTTGGCAGCGGCCTGCCGCCATCGGCCAGCGCCCATCGCCCTGAACTGGCGGGCCGTGGTTTTGAAGCCCTGGGTGTGTCGCTGGTGATCCACCCGCATAACCCGCATGTGCCGACTTCCCACGCTAACGTGCGTTTTTTCATCGCCGAAAAAGAAGGCGAAGAGCCGGTCTGGTGGTTCGGTGGCGGCTTTGACCTCACGCCCTACTACGCCGTTGAAGAAGACTGCGTGCATTGGCACCGCGTGGCCGAGCAGGCTTGCGCACCGTTTGGCGCCGATGTGTACCCGCGCTACAAAGCCTGGTGCGATACCTACTTCCACATCAAGCATCGCAACGAGCCGCGCGGCATTGGCGGTCTGTTTTTTGATGACCTGAACGAGTGGGATTTCGACACCTGCTTCGCGTTTATTCGTGCCATTGGCGACGCCTATATCGACGCCTACCTGCCGATCGTTCAGCGCCGCAAAAACGACGAATACACCGCCCAGCAGCGTGAATTCCAGGAATTCCGCCGTGGCCGCTACGTGGAGTTCAACCTGGTCTATGACCGTGGCACCCTGTTTGGCCTGCAATCGGGCGGTCGCACCGAGTCGATCCTGATGTCGCTGCCGCCGCAAGTTCGCTGGGGCTACGACTGGAAAGCCGAGCCGGGCAGCCCGGAAGCGCGTTTGACGGAATACTTCCTGCAAGACCGCGACTGGTTAGCCAACGCCTGA
- the aroE gene encoding shikimate dehydrogenase has translation MDRYVVFGNPIAHSKSPVLHRLFAEQTGQVMQYDTLLAPLDDFAGCAKAFFQAGRGANVTVPFKEEAYRLANQLTARAQRAGAVNTLSKQPDGSLLGDNTDGAGLVRDLTVNAGFSLKGKRILVLGAGGAVRGALEPILAEGPASVTIANRTVEKAELLAELFSDLGPVAASGFDWLHEPVDLIINATSASLSGELPSIASSLIEPGKTLCYDMMYGKAPTPFCLWATEHGAGQVMDGLGMLAEQAGEAFYLWRGVRPDTAPALAELRRLLAL, from the coding sequence ATGGATCGTTACGTCGTTTTTGGTAACCCGATTGCCCACAGCAAATCCCCGGTACTGCATCGCCTGTTTGCCGAACAAACCGGCCAGGTCATGCAATACGACACCTTGCTCGCGCCGCTGGATGATTTTGCCGGCTGCGCCAAGGCGTTCTTTCAAGCAGGGCGTGGCGCCAACGTCACCGTGCCCTTCAAGGAAGAGGCTTATCGGCTGGCCAATCAGCTGACCGCCCGGGCGCAGCGCGCAGGAGCGGTCAACACGCTGAGCAAACAGCCCGATGGCAGTTTGCTGGGGGACAACACCGACGGTGCCGGCCTGGTGCGTGACCTCACGGTCAATGCCGGCTTCAGCCTCAAGGGCAAACGCATTTTGGTGCTTGGCGCGGGCGGTGCGGTGCGTGGTGCATTGGAGCCCATCCTGGCCGAAGGGCCGGCTTCTGTGACCATCGCCAATCGCACGGTTGAGAAGGCCGAGTTGCTGGCCGAACTGTTCAGCGACCTGGGCCCGGTGGCGGCCAGTGGTTTTGACTGGCTGCACGAGCCGGTCGACCTGATCATCAACGCCACCTCCGCCAGCTTGAGCGGCGAATTGCCATCGATTGCCAGCAGCCTGATCGAGCCGGGTAAAACCCTGTGTTACGACATGATGTACGGCAAGGCGCCAACACCGTTTTGCCTGTGGGCCACCGAACATGGCGCGGGTCAGGTGATGGATGGTCTGGGGATGCTCGCCGAACAGGCGGGCGAAGCGTTCTACCTGTGGCGCGGCGTGCGTCCGGACACGGCCCCGGCGCTGGCCGAGTTGCGCAGGTTGTTGGCGCTGTAA
- a CDS encoding SulP family inorganic anion transporter → MAWPKLPYLLPFLSWLPKQTRASVSRDAVVGLSGAILALPQSIAYALIAGLPPEYGLYAAIVPVIIACLWGSSWHLICGPTAAISIVLFASVSPLAVPGTQDYISLILLLTFLAGVFQWLLGMLKFGALANFVSHSVVLGFTLGAAVVIALGQLPNVLGLNLSSKATALDSLLTLLAHVRQFDPASLGLGASTLALGIALKLWLPRWPTLLITLVLASLAVWLLPHVFGHVELVQSFVGRLPPFSPLPLDVETILRLLPGAVAVGMLGLVTSLSIARSLATRSQQMLDANQEVRAQGLSNVVGSLFSGYLSSGSFTRSGLSYEGGASSPLAGVFSALWVALFAVAGSKLIAHIPIPAMAGSILLICWGLVDTRGIRALWRVSRAEFAVMALTCVATLLLELQTAIYAGVLASLFFYLKRTSRPRIHQWREGDEEVLRVGGSIFFGASHYLQVRLQRTQGQRVVIEAQHINFIDYSGVEMLHQEARRLRGLGRSLTLRRARAQVVEELKKLEGADKCPILFEA, encoded by the coding sequence ATGGCCTGGCCCAAACTCCCATACTTATTGCCCTTTTTAAGCTGGCTACCCAAGCAAACCCGCGCCAGCGTGAGCCGCGATGCAGTGGTGGGGCTCAGTGGTGCAATTCTGGCGTTGCCGCAGTCCATCGCCTACGCCCTGATTGCCGGGTTACCGCCCGAGTACGGACTGTATGCGGCCATTGTGCCGGTGATCATCGCCTGCCTGTGGGGCTCGTCGTGGCATTTGATTTGCGGCCCTACGGCGGCGATTTCCATCGTGCTGTTTGCCAGCGTCAGCCCGCTGGCGGTGCCCGGCACTCAGGACTACATCAGCCTGATCCTGCTGCTGACGTTCCTGGCCGGGGTGTTTCAGTGGCTGCTCGGGATGCTGAAGTTTGGCGCGCTTGCCAATTTTGTCTCGCACTCGGTGGTGCTCGGTTTCACCTTGGGCGCGGCGGTGGTGATTGCGCTGGGCCAGTTGCCGAACGTGCTGGGCCTGAATTTATCGAGCAAGGCCACTGCTCTGGACAGCCTGTTGACGCTACTCGCCCATGTCCGCCAATTCGATCCCGCCTCGCTGGGGCTGGGGGCAAGCACATTGGCGCTGGGCATCGCGCTCAAGCTGTGGCTGCCACGCTGGCCCACGTTGCTGATTACGCTGGTGCTCGCCAGCCTGGCGGTGTGGCTGTTGCCGCACGTGTTCGGGCATGTCGAGCTGGTGCAATCGTTTGTAGGGCGCTTGCCACCCTTCAGCCCGCTCCCGCTGGATGTGGAAACCATCTTGCGCTTGCTGCCTGGCGCCGTGGCAGTGGGCATGCTGGGGCTGGTGACCAGCCTGTCCATTGCCCGCTCGTTAGCGACACGTTCGCAGCAGATGCTCGACGCTAACCAGGAAGTTCGCGCACAAGGCCTGTCCAACGTGGTGGGCTCGCTGTTCTCCGGGTATTTGTCGTCGGGTTCGTTTACGCGCTCGGGGTTGAGCTACGAAGGCGGTGCCAGTTCACCACTGGCCGGGGTGTTTTCAGCGCTGTGGGTGGCGTTGTTCGCCGTGGCCGGCTCGAAGCTGATCGCGCACATTCCAATCCCTGCGATGGCGGGGAGTATTTTGCTGATTTGCTGGGGGCTGGTGGACACGCGGGGTATTCGGGCGCTGTGGCGGGTGAGCCGCGCCGAGTTCGCCGTGATGGCGCTAACCTGCGTGGCGACCTTGTTGCTGGAGCTGCAAACGGCGATTTATGCCGGGGTGCTGGCTTCGCTGTTTTTCTACCTTAAGCGCACGTCACGCCCGCGCATCCACCAATGGCGCGAGGGTGACGAGGAGGTGCTGCGGGTCGGCGGGTCGATTTTTTTTGGCGCCAGCCATTACCTGCAAGTTCGCTTGCAACGTACCCAGGGCCAGCGCGTGGTGATCGAGGCGCAGCACATCAACTTTATCGATTATTCAGGGGTTGAAATGTTGCATCAGGAGGCCCGCAGGTTGCGGGGCCTGGGGCGCAGCTTGACCTTGCGCCGGGCGCGGGCACAGGTGGTGGAGGAATTGAAAAAACTGGAAGGGGCGGATAAATGCCCGATTCTGTTTGAGGCCTAA
- a CDS encoding NADPH:quinone reductase, whose translation MAKRIQFRAHGGPEVLEYVDYQPAEPGPQHVRVRNQAIGLNFIDTYYRGGLYPLPELPSGLGNEGAGIVDAVGSEVHTVKVGDRVAYGTGPLGAYSELHVLPAANVVKLPDDISFELAAAVMLKGLTTQYLLRQTYELKGGETILFHAAAGGVGSIACQWAKALGVKLIGTVSSAEKAAHAKALGAWETIDYSHEDVAKRVLELTDGKKCPVVYDGVGKDTWLTSLDCVAPRGLMVSFGNASGAVTGVNLGILSQKGSLYVTRPTLATYANNTENLQKMADELFGMIRSGSIKVDISQRFALSDAARAQTELSARRTTGSTILLP comes from the coding sequence ATGGCTAAGCGTATCCAGTTTCGGGCCCACGGCGGCCCTGAAGTACTTGAGTATGTCGACTACCAGCCCGCCGAGCCGGGCCCGCAACACGTGCGGGTGCGCAACCAGGCCATCGGTCTGAACTTCATTGATACCTATTACCGTGGTGGCTTGTACCCGCTGCCCGAGCTGCCGTCCGGGCTGGGCAATGAAGGCGCCGGGATCGTTGATGCGGTGGGCAGTGAAGTGCACACCGTTAAAGTCGGCGACCGCGTGGCTTACGGAACCGGCCCGCTGGGTGCCTACAGCGAGCTGCATGTATTGCCCGCCGCGAACGTGGTGAAGCTGCCCGATGACATTTCGTTTGAACTGGCCGCCGCTGTGATGCTGAAAGGGCTGACAACACAGTACTTGCTGCGTCAGACCTACGAGCTCAAAGGTGGCGAAACTATCTTGTTTCATGCCGCCGCCGGTGGCGTCGGTTCGATTGCCTGCCAATGGGCCAAAGCGTTGGGCGTAAAACTGATCGGCACCGTCAGTTCAGCCGAAAAAGCCGCTCACGCCAAAGCGCTGGGCGCGTGGGAAACCATCGATTACAGCCATGAAGATGTAGCCAAGCGGGTACTGGAATTGACCGACGGCAAGAAGTGCCCGGTGGTCTACGACGGTGTCGGCAAGGACACCTGGCTGACCTCTCTGGACTGCGTGGCACCTCGCGGGCTGATGGTCAGCTTTGGTAATGCCTCTGGCGCAGTGACGGGCGTGAACCTGGGGATTTTGTCGCAGAAGGGTTCGCTGTACGTCACCCGGCCGACACTGGCTACGTACGCCAATAACACCGAAAACCTGCAAAAAATGGCCGATGAACTGTTTGGGATGATTCGCAGTGGCAGCATCAAGGTCGATATCAGCCAGCGTTTTGCGCTGAGCGATGCGGCCAGGGCGCAGACTGAGTTGTCGGCACGTCGCACCACGGGTTCGACGATTTTGTTGCCTTAA
- the def gene encoding peptide deformylase: MAILNILEFPDSRLRTIAKPVTVVDDEVRQLIDDMFETMYEAPGIGLAATQVNVHKRIVVMDLSEDRSEPMVFINPEFETLTDEMGQYQEGCLSVPGYYENVDRPQRVKIKALDRDGKPFELIAEGLLAVCIQHECDHLNGKLFVDYLSTLKRDRIKKKLEKLHRQNA, translated from the coding sequence ATGGCTATTTTAAACATCCTCGAATTCCCGGACTCGCGACTGCGCACCATCGCCAAACCTGTGACGGTTGTGGACGACGAAGTCCGTCAATTGATCGATGACATGTTTGAAACCATGTACGAGGCGCCGGGCATCGGCCTGGCCGCCACTCAGGTCAACGTCCACAAACGCATCGTGGTCATGGACCTGAGTGAAGACCGCAGCGAACCGATGGTGTTTATCAACCCCGAGTTCGAGACCCTGACCGACGAGATGGGCCAGTACCAGGAAGGCTGCCTTTCGGTACCGGGTTACTACGAGAACGTTGATCGCCCGCAGCGCGTCAAGATCAAGGCCCTGGACCGTGACGGCAAGCCTTTCGAGCTGATTGCCGAAGGCCTGCTGGCGGTGTGCATTCAGCATGAGTGCGACCACCTCAACGGCAAGCTGTTCGTCGATTATCTGTCTACGCTCAAGCGTGACCGGATCAAGAAGAAGCTGGAAAAACTGCACCGCCAGAACGCTTGA
- the trkA gene encoding Trk system potassium transporter TrkA has protein sequence MKIIILGAGQVGGTLAEHLASEANDITVVDTDGDRLRDLGDRLDIRTVQGRASLPNVLRQAGADDADMLVAVTNSDETNMVACQVAYTLFHTPTKIARVREAAYLTRGEELFDNDAIPVDVLISPEQVVTNYIKRLIEHPGALQVIDFAGGKAQLVAVKAYYGGPLIGQQLRQLREHMPNVDTRVAAIFRRDRPITPRGDTIIEADDEVFFIAAKANIRAVMSEMRRLDESYKRIVIAGGGQIGERLAEAIESRYQVKIIEMNAARCRYLSDTLDSTVVLQGSASDRDLMLEENIADADLFLALTNDDEANIMSSLLAKRLGAKKVMTIINNPAYVDLIQGGEIDIAISPQLATIGTLLAHVRRGDIVSVHSLRRGAAEAIEAIAHGDSKSSKVIGRSIGEIHLPPGTTIGAIIRDEEVLIAHDATIINAGDHVILFLVDKKHIRDVEKLFHVGLSFF, from the coding sequence ATGAAAATCATCATCCTCGGTGCCGGACAAGTGGGCGGCACGCTGGCCGAGCATCTGGCCAGCGAGGCTAACGATATTACTGTGGTCGACACCGACGGTGATCGCCTGCGCGACCTGGGTGATCGCCTCGATATCCGTACCGTGCAGGGCCGCGCCTCGCTGCCCAATGTACTGCGCCAGGCAGGGGCGGATGACGCCGACATGCTGGTGGCGGTGACCAACAGCGACGAGACCAACATGGTCGCGTGCCAAGTGGCCTACACGCTGTTTCACACCCCGACCAAAATCGCCCGGGTGCGCGAGGCGGCGTATCTGACACGCGGCGAAGAGCTGTTCGATAACGATGCGATCCCGGTCGACGTATTGATCAGCCCCGAGCAAGTGGTCACCAACTACATCAAGCGCCTGATCGAACACCCCGGCGCCTTGCAGGTGATCGACTTCGCCGGAGGCAAAGCACAATTGGTCGCGGTCAAGGCGTACTACGGTGGCCCGCTGATTGGTCAGCAACTGCGCCAGCTGCGCGAACACATGCCGAATGTAGATACGCGGGTAGCGGCTATTTTCCGGCGTGACCGGCCGATTACGCCTCGTGGGGACACTATTATTGAGGCCGACGATGAGGTGTTTTTCATCGCAGCCAAGGCAAACATTCGCGCAGTGATGAGCGAAATGCGCCGCCTCGACGAGAGCTACAAACGCATTGTCATTGCCGGCGGCGGTCAGATCGGCGAACGTCTGGCCGAGGCCATCGAAAGCCGTTATCAGGTCAAGATCATCGAGATGAATGCTGCGCGTTGCCGCTATCTGTCCGACACCCTGGACAGCACCGTGGTGCTGCAAGGCAGCGCTTCGGACCGTGACCTGATGCTCGAAGAGAACATCGCGGATGCCGACCTGTTTCTGGCCCTGACCAACGACGACGAAGCCAACATCATGTCGTCGCTGCTGGCTAAACGTCTGGGCGCGAAGAAGGTGATGACCATCATCAACAACCCGGCCTATGTGGATTTGATTCAGGGTGGCGAAATCGACATCGCTATCAGCCCGCAGCTGGCCACCATCGGCACCTTGCTGGCCCACGTGCGCCGTGGCGATATCGTCAGCGTGCACTCATTGCGCCGGGGCGCGGCGGAGGCCATCGAGGCCATTGCCCACGGTGATTCGAAATCGAGCAAGGTGATTGGCCGCAGCATCGGCGAAATCCATCTGCCACCAGGCACCACGATTGGCGCGATCATTCGTGACGAAGAAGTGCTGATTGCCCACGACGCCACCATCATCAATGCTGGCGACCACGTTATTTTGTTCCTTGTGGATAAAAAGCATATTCGCGACGTGGAGAAGCTGTTCCACGTGGGATTGAGTTTTTTCTAA
- a CDS encoding L-threonylcarbamoyladenylate synthase, giving the protein MISTWRVQQAARAIRAGAVIAYPTEAVWGLGCNPWDEEAVERLLAIKSRPVDKGLILVADNIHQFDFLFEDFPQEWLDRMASTWPGPNTWLVPHQGLLPEWITGVHDTVALRVSDHPQVRELCALVGPVVSTSANPAGLPAARTRLKVEQYFRGQIDHVLGGNLGGRKNPSMIRDLATGKVVRPS; this is encoded by the coding sequence ATGATCAGCACCTGGCGCGTCCAACAAGCTGCAAGAGCCATTCGCGCAGGCGCGGTGATTGCTTATCCGACCGAGGCAGTCTGGGGTTTGGGCTGCAACCCGTGGGATGAAGAGGCGGTCGAGCGGTTGCTGGCGATCAAATCGCGGCCTGTGGATAAAGGCCTGATTCTTGTGGCAGACAACATTCACCAGTTCGACTTTCTGTTTGAAGATTTCCCGCAGGAATGGCTCGACCGTATGGCCAGCACCTGGCCGGGGCCGAACACCTGGCTGGTGCCGCATCAGGGCTTGCTGCCCGAGTGGATCACTGGCGTGCATGACACCGTGGCGTTGCGCGTGAGCGATCACCCGCAGGTGCGAGAGCTGTGCGCGTTGGTGGGACCGGTTGTATCGACTTCGGCCAACCCTGCGGGCTTGCCTGCTGCGCGTACACGGTTAAAAGTTGAGCAGTACTTCCGTGGGCAGATCGATCATGTGCTGGGCGGTAATCTGGGCGGGCGTAAAAACCCGAGCATGATCCGCGACCTGGCCACCGGCAAGGTGGTTCGCCCGTCTTAA
- the rsmB gene encoding 16S rRNA (cytosine(967)-C(5))-methyltransferase RsmB → MNPRLAAAKALTAVLNGKASLNSSLPLQLDKVEVRDRGLTQDLAFGTARWHPRLSALANKLLQKPFKAADADVEALLLVGLYQLLYTRIPAHAAIGETVGCADKLKKPWAKALLNAVLRNAQRESEALLAELEHDPVVRTAHPRWLQKSLKAFWPEQWEAICAANNAHPPMILRVNRRHKTRDAYLQLLVDVDIEAQPCVYSQDGIVLAQACDVRNLPGFAEGWISVQDEAAQLAADLLDLAPGQRVLDACCAPGGKTCHILEVEPALAGVVAVDLEAKRLVRVRENLERLGLSAELIAADGRDTAAWWDGKPFQRILLDAPCSATGVIRRHPDIKLTRQPDDIAALATLQGELLDAMWPTLEVGGILLYATCSTLPTENTEVIEAFLARTPGARELDIAGQFGIKQPHGRQLLAQEGGHDGFYYAKLIKIAAARG, encoded by the coding sequence ATGAACCCTCGTCTGGCCGCCGCCAAGGCACTGACTGCAGTGCTGAACGGCAAAGCATCGCTCAACAGCTCCTTGCCGCTGCAACTGGACAAGGTTGAGGTGCGCGATCGCGGCCTGACCCAGGACCTGGCGTTCGGCACCGCACGCTGGCACCCACGCTTGTCGGCGCTGGCCAACAAGCTGCTGCAAAAGCCGTTCAAGGCCGCTGACGCCGATGTTGAAGCACTGCTGCTGGTGGGTTTGTATCAACTGCTCTATACCCGCATTCCGGCCCACGCTGCCATCGGCGAAACCGTAGGCTGCGCCGACAAGCTGAAAAAGCCGTGGGCCAAAGCCCTGCTCAACGCCGTACTGCGCAACGCCCAGCGCGAGAGCGAAGCCTTGCTGGCCGAGCTTGAGCACGACCCGGTGGTACGTACCGCCCACCCGCGCTGGCTGCAAAAATCCCTCAAGGCATTCTGGCCTGAGCAATGGGAAGCCATTTGCGCGGCCAACAACGCACACCCACCAATGATTTTGCGGGTTAACCGTCGCCATAAAACCCGCGACGCGTACCTGCAATTGCTGGTCGACGTCGATATCGAAGCCCAGCCGTGCGTCTACAGCCAGGACGGTATCGTGCTGGCCCAGGCGTGCGATGTGCGCAATCTGCCGGGCTTTGCCGAAGGCTGGATCAGCGTGCAGGACGAGGCCGCACAACTGGCCGCCGACCTGCTGGACCTGGCGCCGGGCCAGCGCGTACTCGACGCCTGCTGCGCACCGGGCGGCAAGACTTGCCACATCCTGGAAGTCGAACCTGCACTGGCCGGCGTGGTCGCGGTTGATCTGGAAGCCAAGCGCCTGGTGCGTGTGCGCGAGAACCTTGAGCGTCTGGGCCTGAGCGCCGAGCTGATCGCCGCCGATGGCCGCGACACCGCTGCCTGGTGGGACGGCAAGCCATTCCAGCGCATCCTGCTCGATGCTCCGTGCTCGGCCACCGGGGTGATCCGCCGCCACCCGGACATCAAGCTGACCCGCCAACCGGATGACATCGCCGCACTCGCCACCTTGCAAGGCGAACTGCTGGACGCGATGTGGCCAACGCTGGAAGTCGGTGGCATCTTGCTCTATGCCACGTGCTCGACGTTGCCGACCGAAAACACCGAAGTGATCGAAGCCTTCCTTGCCCGCACCCCGGGCGCACGGGAGCTGGATATCGCAGGGCAGTTCGGCATCAAGCAGCCCCACGGTCGCCAGTTGCTGGCACAAGAGGGCGGGCACGACGGTTTCTATTACGCCAAATTGATCAAGATCGCTGCAGCTCGCGGCTAA